In Ailuropoda melanoleuca isolate Jingjing chromosome X, ASM200744v2, whole genome shotgun sequence, a single genomic region encodes these proteins:
- the HTATSF1 gene encoding HIV Tat-specific factor 1 isoform X1, which translates to MSGNNLDGNDEFDEQLRMQELYGDAKDGDTEKDPSGEPDSFGEQPADTPYEWDLDKKAWFPKITEDFIATYQANYGFSNDGASSSTANVQEGSARTAEEPPQRKTPEPSDPKKRGEKRKAESGWFHVEEDRNTNVYVSGLPPDITVDEFIQLMSKFGIIMRDPQTEEFKVKLYKDNQGNLKGDGLCCYLKRESVDLALKLLDEDEIRGYKLHVEVAKFQLKGEYDASKKKRKCKDYKKKLSLQQKQLDWRPERRAGPSRMRHERVVIIKNMFHPMDFEDDPLVLNEIREDLRVECSKFGQIRKLLLFDRHPDGVASVSFRDPEEADYCIQTLDGRWFGGRQITAQAWDGATDYQVEETTREREERLRGWEAFLNAPEANRGLRRLNSVCASERAGPSRVRHFSEHPSTSKMNAQEAANEMAFEEPIDEKKFEKTEDGGEFEGDASEKDAKESGPEKEAEEGCPQKESEGGCLKTESEEGCPKREREDDYPERESGEGSPEKEFEEGSPKTESKENGPERESKKKRLKNDYEENGLEKESDQDGPSKEYEEEESPQKESDEDDSERESEEDFSEKQFDDGSEKEFEENGLEKDFDEEGSDREFGEENILDREFEDNDSDKSEFGDSSSERVFEEEVSEREFDEESDDKEEGEETYEKVFDDESDEKEDEDYADEKGLEDADEKMFEDSDDKEDEEGAEVKEDEDVDEKMFEEDDSNGKLFDDEDSSEKLFDDSDERGTVRGVGNVKDEGPLSTGSSFVLSSDDDVDDI; encoded by the exons ATGAGCGGCAACAACTTGGATGGGAACGACGAGTTTGATGAGCAGTTGCGAATGCAAGAATTGTACGGCGACGCCAAGGACGGCGACACCGAGAAAGATCCCAGTGGAGAACCTGATTCTTTCGGGGAGCAGCCGGCTGACACCCCGTACGAGTGGGACCTGGACAAGAAGGCTTGGTTCCCCAAG ATCACTGAAGATTTCATTGCTACATATCAGGCCAATTACGGCTTTTCTAATGATGGGGCATCTAGCTCTACTGCAAATGTACAAGAAGGCAGTGCTAGGACTGCAGAGGAGCCTCCGCAGAGAAAAACCCCTGAACCCAGTGACCCcaaaaagaggggagaaaagagaaaggccGAATCAG gatgGTTTCAtgttgaagaagacagaaatacaAATGTCTATGTGTCTG GTTTGCCTCCAGACATTACAGTGGATGAATTTATACAGCTCATGTCCAAGTTTGGCATTATTATGAGAGATCCTCAAACGGAAGAATTTAAGGTCAAACTTTACAAAGACAATCAAGGAAATCTTAAAGGAGATGGTCTTTGCTGTTATTTGAAG AGGGAATCTGTGGATCTCGCATTAAAACTTTTGGATGAAGATGAAATTAGAGGCTACAAATTACATGTTGAAGTGGCAAAGTTTCAGCTGAAGGGGGAATATGATGCCTCCAAGAAGAAGAGGAAGTGCAAAGACTACAAGAAAAAGCTGTCTCTGCAACagaa GCAGTTGGACTGGAGACCTGAGAGGCGAGCTGGCCCGTCCCGAATGCGCCACGAGCGAGTTGTCATCATCAAAAATATGTTCCACCCAATGGATTTTGAG GATGATCCATTGGTGCtgaatgaaatcagagaagaccTTCGAGTAGAGTGTTCAAAGTTTGGACAAATTAGGAAGCTCCTTCTCTTTGAT aGACATCCAGATGGTGTGGCCTCTGTATCCTTCAGGGATCCAGAGGAAGCTGATTATTGTATTCAGACTCTCGATGGAAGGTGGTTTGGTGGCCGTCAAATCACGGCCCAGGCGTGGGATGGAGCTACAGATTACCAG GTGGAAGAGACCacaagagaaagggaggaaaggctgAGAGGATGGGAGGCTTTCCTCAATGCTCCCGAGGCCAATAGAGGCCTTCGGCGTTTGAATTCCGTCTGTGCTTCAGAAAGGGCAGGGCCTTCTAGGGTGAGGCATTTTTCAGAGCACCCTAGCACATCTAAAATGAATGCCCAAGAAGCTGCAAATGAAATGGCATTCGAAGAACCTATTGATGAAAAGAAGTTTGAGAAAACCGAAGATGGGGGAGAATTTGAAGGAGATGCTTCTGAAAAAGATGCCAAAGAAAGTGGCCCAGAGAAAGAGGCTGAAGAAGGCTGCCCCCAGAAGGAATCTGAAGGAGGCTGCCTCAAAACGGAGTCTGAGGAAGGCTGCCCCAAAAGAGAGCGTGAAGACGACTACCCTGAGAGAGAGTCTGGAGAAGGCAGTCCTGAAAAAGAGTTTGAAGAGGGTAGTCCTAAAACAGAGTCTAAAGAGAATGGCCCCGAGCGGGAATCCAAAAAGAAGAGGCTCAAAAATGATTATGAAGAGAATGGCCTTGAAAAGGAATCTGATCAAGATGGCCCCAGCAAGGAGTATGAAGAGGAGGAGAGCCCCCAAAAGGAGTCTGATGAAGACGACTCGGAAAGGGAATCCGAAGAAGACTTCTCTGAAAAGCAGTTTGACGATGGCTCCGAGAAAGAATTCGAAGAGAATGGCCTCGAGAAGGATTTTGATGAGGAAGGCTCCGACAGGGAGTTTGGCGAAGAAAACATTCTCGATAGGGAGTTCGAAGACAATGACTCTGACAAATCGGAATTTGGAGATAGCAGCTCTGAAAGGGTGTTTGAGGAGGAAGTCTCTGAGAGAGAGTTTGACGAAGAGTCCGATgacaaggaagaaggagaagagacataCGAAAAGGTGTTTGATGACGAGTCGGATGAAAAAGAGGACGAAGACTATGCAGATGAAAAGGGGCTCGAAGACGCTGACGAGAAGATGTTTGAAGATTCAGACGACAAAGAAGACGAGGAAGGAGCAGAGGTAAAGGAAGATGAAGACGTGGACGAAAAGATGTTCGAAGAGGATGATTCCAACGGGAAGCTGTTTGACGACGAGGATTCCAGTGAGAAGCTGTTCGACGACTCCGACGAGAGAGGGACAGTGAGGGGCGTGGGGAATGTGAAAGACGAAGGGCCCCTGTCCACGGGCAGCAGCTTTGTCCTCAGTAGCGACGATGACGTCGATGACATTTAA
- the HTATSF1 gene encoding HIV Tat-specific factor 1 isoform X2 encodes MSGNNLDGNDEFDEQLRMQELYGDAKDGDTEKDPSGEPDSFGEQPADTPYEWDLDKKAWFPKITEDFIATYQANYGFSNDGASSSTANVQEGSARTAEEPPQRKTPEPSDPKKRGEKRKAESGWFHVEEDRNTNVYVSGLPPDITVDEFIQLMSKFGIIMRDPQTEEFKVKLYKDNQGNLKGDGLCCYLKRESVDLALKLLDEDEIRGYKLHVEVAKFQLKGEYDASKKKRKCKDYKKKLSLQQKQLDWRPERRAGPSRMRHERVVIIKNMFHPMDFERHPDGVASVSFRDPEEADYCIQTLDGRWFGGRQITAQAWDGATDYQVEETTREREERLRGWEAFLNAPEANRGLRRLNSVCASERAGPSRVRHFSEHPSTSKMNAQEAANEMAFEEPIDEKKFEKTEDGGEFEGDASEKDAKESGPEKEAEEGCPQKESEGGCLKTESEEGCPKREREDDYPERESGEGSPEKEFEEGSPKTESKENGPERESKKKRLKNDYEENGLEKESDQDGPSKEYEEEESPQKESDEDDSERESEEDFSEKQFDDGSEKEFEENGLEKDFDEEGSDREFGEENILDREFEDNDSDKSEFGDSSSERVFEEEVSEREFDEESDDKEEGEETYEKVFDDESDEKEDEDYADEKGLEDADEKMFEDSDDKEDEEGAEVKEDEDVDEKMFEEDDSNGKLFDDEDSSEKLFDDSDERGTVRGVGNVKDEGPLSTGSSFVLSSDDDVDDI; translated from the exons ATGAGCGGCAACAACTTGGATGGGAACGACGAGTTTGATGAGCAGTTGCGAATGCAAGAATTGTACGGCGACGCCAAGGACGGCGACACCGAGAAAGATCCCAGTGGAGAACCTGATTCTTTCGGGGAGCAGCCGGCTGACACCCCGTACGAGTGGGACCTGGACAAGAAGGCTTGGTTCCCCAAG ATCACTGAAGATTTCATTGCTACATATCAGGCCAATTACGGCTTTTCTAATGATGGGGCATCTAGCTCTACTGCAAATGTACAAGAAGGCAGTGCTAGGACTGCAGAGGAGCCTCCGCAGAGAAAAACCCCTGAACCCAGTGACCCcaaaaagaggggagaaaagagaaaggccGAATCAG gatgGTTTCAtgttgaagaagacagaaatacaAATGTCTATGTGTCTG GTTTGCCTCCAGACATTACAGTGGATGAATTTATACAGCTCATGTCCAAGTTTGGCATTATTATGAGAGATCCTCAAACGGAAGAATTTAAGGTCAAACTTTACAAAGACAATCAAGGAAATCTTAAAGGAGATGGTCTTTGCTGTTATTTGAAG AGGGAATCTGTGGATCTCGCATTAAAACTTTTGGATGAAGATGAAATTAGAGGCTACAAATTACATGTTGAAGTGGCAAAGTTTCAGCTGAAGGGGGAATATGATGCCTCCAAGAAGAAGAGGAAGTGCAAAGACTACAAGAAAAAGCTGTCTCTGCAACagaa GCAGTTGGACTGGAGACCTGAGAGGCGAGCTGGCCCGTCCCGAATGCGCCACGAGCGAGTTGTCATCATCAAAAATATGTTCCACCCAATGGATTTTGAG aGACATCCAGATGGTGTGGCCTCTGTATCCTTCAGGGATCCAGAGGAAGCTGATTATTGTATTCAGACTCTCGATGGAAGGTGGTTTGGTGGCCGTCAAATCACGGCCCAGGCGTGGGATGGAGCTACAGATTACCAG GTGGAAGAGACCacaagagaaagggaggaaaggctgAGAGGATGGGAGGCTTTCCTCAATGCTCCCGAGGCCAATAGAGGCCTTCGGCGTTTGAATTCCGTCTGTGCTTCAGAAAGGGCAGGGCCTTCTAGGGTGAGGCATTTTTCAGAGCACCCTAGCACATCTAAAATGAATGCCCAAGAAGCTGCAAATGAAATGGCATTCGAAGAACCTATTGATGAAAAGAAGTTTGAGAAAACCGAAGATGGGGGAGAATTTGAAGGAGATGCTTCTGAAAAAGATGCCAAAGAAAGTGGCCCAGAGAAAGAGGCTGAAGAAGGCTGCCCCCAGAAGGAATCTGAAGGAGGCTGCCTCAAAACGGAGTCTGAGGAAGGCTGCCCCAAAAGAGAGCGTGAAGACGACTACCCTGAGAGAGAGTCTGGAGAAGGCAGTCCTGAAAAAGAGTTTGAAGAGGGTAGTCCTAAAACAGAGTCTAAAGAGAATGGCCCCGAGCGGGAATCCAAAAAGAAGAGGCTCAAAAATGATTATGAAGAGAATGGCCTTGAAAAGGAATCTGATCAAGATGGCCCCAGCAAGGAGTATGAAGAGGAGGAGAGCCCCCAAAAGGAGTCTGATGAAGACGACTCGGAAAGGGAATCCGAAGAAGACTTCTCTGAAAAGCAGTTTGACGATGGCTCCGAGAAAGAATTCGAAGAGAATGGCCTCGAGAAGGATTTTGATGAGGAAGGCTCCGACAGGGAGTTTGGCGAAGAAAACATTCTCGATAGGGAGTTCGAAGACAATGACTCTGACAAATCGGAATTTGGAGATAGCAGCTCTGAAAGGGTGTTTGAGGAGGAAGTCTCTGAGAGAGAGTTTGACGAAGAGTCCGATgacaaggaagaaggagaagagacataCGAAAAGGTGTTTGATGACGAGTCGGATGAAAAAGAGGACGAAGACTATGCAGATGAAAAGGGGCTCGAAGACGCTGACGAGAAGATGTTTGAAGATTCAGACGACAAAGAAGACGAGGAAGGAGCAGAGGTAAAGGAAGATGAAGACGTGGACGAAAAGATGTTCGAAGAGGATGATTCCAACGGGAAGCTGTTTGACGACGAGGATTCCAGTGAGAAGCTGTTCGACGACTCCGACGAGAGAGGGACAGTGAGGGGCGTGGGGAATGTGAAAGACGAAGGGCCCCTGTCCACGGGCAGCAGCTTTGTCCTCAGTAGCGACGATGACGTCGATGACATTTAA